The following nucleotide sequence is from Candidatus Omnitrophota bacterium.
CCGCCTCGCCCAAGAAAACGTCGATCCCCGCATCCCATGGCTTTACAACTTCAAACTTGACTTTCGCTTTCGCTAACCGTAGAGTCAAATTTTCTCCCCCTTATAAATCCTTGAATCTTGGGAGAGGGATAAAAAGCGACAATCTTAATGCAGGTTGGTATAAGCCCCCTCACCCTAATCCTCTCCCAAAGGGCGAGGGGACAATTACAAATGTCATAGAGTAATAATGTATAGAGAGCCGTAGGCAGTCGTTGGGAGCGTCGACGCGGCGCTCTCTATCCCTTATTCGTTGAAATATTGGCTCCAATCCATCACGGCTGTGGGATTTCCAATGGCGTAGAGCGTACTGTCATAGGAAGTGATGTAGAGCGTCCCATCCTTGGCCACGACGGGGGAAGAAGCGATATTCGACTTCGTCGCGAAGCGCCATAATTCATTCCCCGCCGGACTCAATGCGAAAAGAACGCCGTCGCTGTCGCCGATGTAAATCGTCCCGTTGCCATCGACGCTCGGCGAGCTGAAGACATAGGCGCCGCTGGTTTGAAAGGTCCATTTCTTGGCGCCATTTTCCGGATCGACGGCGTACAATCCTCCGTCCAGGCAGCCGATATATACGGTTCCGTCTTTTCCGATCGCCGGAGAGGAGATGGTCCCTTTGGGAAGCAGCGTTCGAAACGTCCGATTGCCGGTCGATAAATTGACGGCGAAAAGCGCGCCGTTGGAGGAGAGGCAAGCGCCAACGTATAGCTGCTGGCGGACGGAATCGATAGCGGGGGAAGAGATGATGCGCGCCGGGCTGCTTTGCAGGTCTTCGCTGAGCGTCCATACGCGGCTGGAGGAATTCGGCATAAATTTCATCACGCCCAGTTTTACGTTTCGCGAGTCGGGATCGTTAGCCGCCAGATAAGCGTTTCCGTCTTCGTCCAGCGCGGGTGAGGAGGAGATAAGGCCTTCAAGAGCGGCTTTCCATCGCGTGGTTCCATCGGAGCGAATGGCGTAGAATTGCTCGTTCCAGGACGCGATGTAGGATTGCCCATCGGAATCGATAACGGGCGAGGAAACGATGCGGCGCTCCGTTCCCGTAAACGAAAGGCTCCATTTTAACTTTCCATCCCCGCCGACGGCGTAATATTTCCCGGCGAGATCGCCGAAAAGAATCGCGCCGTCCGGGGCGATGGCGGGAGTTCCAAAGATGGAGTCGCTGGCCTGAAATATCCACATCATGGCGCCGTCCGGCATCAGGGCGTAGAGTTTTCCATCCGTTGCGGCGAGATAGATGGTTCCGTCCGCCGCGATGACGGGTGAGGCGGAAAGCGAGGCGTCCGCCTGGAATTGCCATACTATTTGCGGGGATTTCGGTCCTGCGTTTTCCGTGGCGCCGGTGCGTTGGTTATTGTAATGAAACGTAGGCGCGGCTTCCTCGCTCCCCGCCGTTCCCGCCGTAAAAACGATGGCGAATAGTAAGATGAAAATCTTCCTCATGCTGCTTCTCCCTTTATAGGTCACCGGTTTTTCTTGCCGGGCAGGTAGTTGTAACGCGCTTCCTTGACGCTTAATCCGACGACGTCGATTTCGTTCAGGTTATTGGATCCCAGCCCTTGCTCCGCCGCCAGACGCAGAGTGTTGGCGGCGTTGTAAAAGGGCTTGGAGAAATCTTCCGCCAGAGGATCGAATCCCATAATGGCAGCGCCGACGGCGTCGACGGCGACGCAATTTTGCCCGGCGATGAGCACATGGGGAACGGCGAAGCCGATCTGGGCGCCGTTCCATGCGCCCTCGCCGCCCATCTGCGCCGTAATGCCGTCGATAATGGCCAGATCGATTGGGCGGGCGCGGTTGAGGTCGACGACGATGCGAGGAATGCGGTAGCCTGGATCGTTCGATGCGACGGGCAGGATTTCTCCATCCGCCGCCGGACGCGTTTTGCCATTGTGAAACATATTGCGAATCGTCGTGGCTTGTTCGTTGCCGGGATCGCCGTAAATGGCGTTGGGGGCGATGCCGAAGAGATTTTTCATGGTCAGAGTGATTCCGGCGATGTCGTGATTTTTCATCTTGGCGATGGAGACGAAAACGTCCGTATCGTAATAGCGATGATTGAGATCGAACGATTTGTAGAAGTACGCGCCGTCGCCGACGGGCATAGTCATATAGCGGGAGCCGGTTCCCTTATTGCGGGTGTTTTCCCATTCCAGATTCTGGATCATGGATTCGAAGAGGGCGACGTCGTAATACTGGCGGTTGAAGGATTCGCGTGTTTCGTCGTTGGTAGGATTGCTTTCGCAGATTACGATGCGGCGGGCGCCGTAATCCTGAAACAAGGCGCAGGCGGCCAAGACGACGATGGGATGAGTGTAGACCGTTTCCACCGTGGACAGCGTATAGACGCCAGCTGAGCGGTAAGAGGTTAGATTGACCTTGATGGCGACGGTTTTTCCCTTCACCAGCGATGCTGCGCCGCCGATCCAATCGAAGAGGCGGGAGAGCGAATTTTTAACCTCTGCGAAATCGTAGCGGCGGCAACGGTCGACGCCCACGATGGGATAGACGTCGATTTGGGTATTCGACGCCGTCAGTACGCTTCTTTCGCCCGCCGCCACAATGCCAATCGATGTGGCTTTTAAAAAATTTCGCCGTGAGCATGTTTGCGTCTTTCTCATGATGCATCCCTTGAATCATTCTATAGATTCTTTATTTCCCGCTTATCAAGATACTTTTTTTTCTCGCAAGTCGAAAGAATTAATCAAAGGCGAAAACCTTGCCCTCGGCGCCCGTAAAAAGAATATGATCTTAAGATAACATAGTATTAAAAATTAGTCATAAAATGTCATACATAGGTTCCTTCGACGATATGATTATTCCGGTTTGCCGAAATTCAATCTATTGATTTTCTGCTTTCGGTCTGATTGCGTCCATGGACCGAAAACGCCGAGCCGCATCTTATTTCTTCTTCACATATCGAATAAAATGAAATGCGCGATTTTAAGCTCGCTTAGAATATGATTTTATAAGGAAAGGATTTCGTCATGAAAAAAGCCGCCATAGTGCTCATGGGAATTTGTTTCGTTGCACCATTGTTCTTGCAAGCGGAGGAAATGGCTATTCCCCCCAAAGCCCATCCCGACTGCGCCAGCTGGCAGGATTTATTCAAAGCGGATCTCTCCAACGCTTTGTTTCCGAAAGGAATCTGGACGGTCGAAGACGGCGTTCTCACGGCCAGCAAGGACGAAGCGATTTGGAGCGATAAGGACTATAGCAATTTTATCCTTGATTTGGAATTTAAAACCGCCGATGGAACCAATAGCGGCGTGATCGTCTATTGCAGCGACATGAAAAACTGGATTCCCAATTCCGTAGAAATTCAGATCGCCGACGATTTTTCGAAGGAATGGTCCAGCCAACCCAAGACTTGGCAATGCGCCGCCATCTTCGGACATTTGGCCGCCAAGAAAAGCCTGGTCAAAAAGCCCGGCGAATGGAACCGGATGACGATTACTTGCAAAGGGCCGATGATCTATGTCATGCTGAACGGGGAAATGGCGACGGAAATGGATATGAGACTATGGAAGGACGCCAAGAAAAATCCCGACGGCAGCGAAATCCCCGCCTGGTTGAGCACGCCCTTCGCCAAACTCCCCACGAAAGGCCGGATTGGCTTGCAAGGCAAACACGCAGGCGCGCCGATCTATTTCCGGAATATCAAAATTAAGACGTTTTAATATTGAACCATTGCAACGATTTAGCCTTATGAAGAATGAGTTCTGTTTTAAAAGATAATCCGCGAGTTACTTGTATTTCTCCCCCATGTTTTGAGATTAAGAGGAGGGCGTCGTTACAACGCATCAACCCTACGCTTAATCTCTCCCCAATTTTGGGGAGGAAATCTTGTTCATTCGGCTGAACGCCAACGAAAATAGTAAAGGAAAAGATGATGACGCGAAAAGGAATCGTAATTTTTCTATTTGCGAGTTTAGTTTTCGCCGTTGCGCACTTTGCGGCGGCGTACCCTTCGCTTCCCGATACGCAATGGCTGCTGTGGTACGATCAGCCGCTGCCGCTGGATAAATGGGATAACGCCCTGCCCGTCGGAAACGGACGCCTCGGCGCCATGTTGTTCGGCGGCGTGGATCGGGAGCGCATCCAACTCAATGAGGATACGCTTTGGGATGGATATCCACGCGACCGCATCAACCCGGAAGCGATCAAAGCCTTGCCTGAAGTACGACGGCTGCTTTTCGAGGGGAAGAATAAGGAAGCGCAGGAAAAGGCGCAGGCGTTGATGGGCGTCCCCGAAAGGATCAAATCCTATCAGTCGCTTGGCGATTTATGGATCGAGACGCTTCATGCGCCGAATTATCAAAATTACCGCCGCTATCTCGATCTGGAAAACGGCGTGGCGGGAATTTCTTATCAAGCGGATGGCGTCGCCTACAGCCGCACGCTTTTCGCTTCGGTTCCGCATCAAGTCATCGTAATCCATTTCACGGCGGATCAACCAGGAAAAATCAGCGCTCGCTTCACGTTGAAACGCCAGCAGGATTTCGTCTGTCTCAGCGGAGCGCCCGACCGGCTGCATCTGCGCGGGCAGATTACGGCTATTCATCATGAAACCGGCGAGAATGTGGGGATGAAATACGAAGCCCGTTTGCAAGCGTTTCCCAAAGGCGGAACTGTGCAGAGCATCGGCGGCGTATTGACGGTGGAAGACGCCGACGAATTGATCGTCCTCATCGCCGCCGATACTAACTATCGCGGCGCCGATCCCGAAAAATCTTGCCGCCAGGCGCTGGAAGCCGTGAAGAGCATTCCCTATGAAGTCCTTTTCGATAACAGCGTTTCCGAACATCAATCCCTATTCAACCGCGTCGATCTCGATCTTGGCGACAGCCCCAATCCCGATAAGCCGACCGACCAGCGCTTGGCTGCGATCAAACAAGGCGCGGACGATCCCCAATTCGCCGCTTTGTATTTCCAATACGGACGCTACCTGATGATGGGCAGTTCGCGCCTCGGCTGCATGCCCGCCAATCTGCAAGGATTATGGAATCCTTATATGGACGCGCCTTGGAGCAGCGATTATCACACAAACATCAATCTGCAAATGAATTATTGGATCGCCGAAGTTGGCAATTTGCCGGAATGCCATCTCCCCTTGTTCGACTATATGGAATCGCTGGTGGATTCTGGTTCCCGTACGGCCAAGGAGGAATACGGCTGCCGGGGCTGGGTGGTGCATCACCTATCCGACGTTTGGGGATTTACCACGCCCGCCGACGGCATCTGGGGCGTCTGGCCCGTAGGCGCGGCGTGGCTGTGCCAGCATCCCTACGAGCATTATCTCTTCACTGGCGACAAGAACTTTCTTTTCTACCACGGCTATCCCCTGATGCGGGGAGCGGCTCGTTTTCTTCTCGATTTTTTAGTTGAAGATCCGCAAGGGCGACTAGTCACCAATCCCTCCCATTCGCCGGAAAATAGTTTCCGCAAGGGCGATGGAAGCAGATCCATGTTTAC
It contains:
- a CDS encoding PQQ-binding-like beta-propeller repeat protein, which produces MRKIFILLFAIVFTAGTAGSEEAAPTFHYNNQRTGATENAGPKSPQIVWQFQADASLSASPVIAADGTIYLAATDGKLYALMPDGAMMWIFQASDSIFGTPAIAPDGAILFGDLAGKYYAVGGDGKLKWSLSFTGTERRIVSSPVIDSDGQSYIASWNEQFYAIRSDGTTRWKAALEGLISSSPALDEDGNAYLAANDPDSRNVKLGVMKFMPNSSSRVWTLSEDLQSSPARIISSPAIDSVRQQLYVGACLSSNGALFAVNLSTGNRTFRTLLPKGTISSPAIGKDGTVYIGCLDGGLYAVDPENGAKKWTFQTSGAYVFSSPSVDGNGTIYIGDSDGVLFALSPAGNELWRFATKSNIASSPVVAKDGTLYITSYDSTLYAIGNPTAVMDWSQYFNE
- a CDS encoding DUF362 domain-containing protein; protein product: MRKTQTCSRRNFLKATSIGIVAAGERSVLTASNTQIDVYPIVGVDRCRRYDFAEVKNSLSRLFDWIGGAASLVKGKTVAIKVNLTSYRSAGVYTLSTVETVYTHPIVVLAACALFQDYGARRIVICESNPTNDETRESFNRQYYDVALFESMIQNLEWENTRNKGTGSRYMTMPVGDGAYFYKSFDLNHRYYDTDVFVSIAKMKNHDIAGITLTMKNLFGIAPNAIYGDPGNEQATTIRNMFHNGKTRPAADGEILPVASNDPGYRIPRIVVDLNRARPIDLAIIDGITAQMGGEGAWNGAQIGFAVPHVLIAGQNCVAVDAVGAAIMGFDPLAEDFSKPFYNAANTLRLAAEQGLGSNNLNEIDVVGLSVKEARYNYLPGKKNR
- a CDS encoding DUF1080 domain-containing protein, which produces MKKAAIVLMGICFVAPLFLQAEEMAIPPKAHPDCASWQDLFKADLSNALFPKGIWTVEDGVLTASKDEAIWSDKDYSNFILDLEFKTADGTNSGVIVYCSDMKNWIPNSVEIQIADDFSKEWSSQPKTWQCAAIFGHLAAKKSLVKKPGEWNRMTITCKGPMIYVMLNGEMATEMDMRLWKDAKKNPDGSEIPAWLSTPFAKLPTKGRIGLQGKHAGAPIYFRNIKIKTF
- a CDS encoding glycoside hydrolase family 95 protein yields the protein MMTRKGIVIFLFASLVFAVAHFAAAYPSLPDTQWLLWYDQPLPLDKWDNALPVGNGRLGAMLFGGVDRERIQLNEDTLWDGYPRDRINPEAIKALPEVRRLLFEGKNKEAQEKAQALMGVPERIKSYQSLGDLWIETLHAPNYQNYRRYLDLENGVAGISYQADGVAYSRTLFASVPHQVIVIHFTADQPGKISARFTLKRQQDFVCLSGAPDRLHLRGQITAIHHETGENVGMKYEARLQAFPKGGTVQSIGGVLTVEDADELIVLIAADTNYRGADPEKSCRQALEAVKSIPYEVLFDNSVSEHQSLFNRVDLDLGDSPNPDKPTDQRLAAIKQGADDPQFAALYFQYGRYLMMGSSRLGCMPANLQGLWNPYMDAPWSSDYHTNINLQMNYWIAEVGNLPECHLPLFDYMESLVDSGSRTAKEEYGCRGWVVHHLSDVWGFTTPADGIWGVWPVGAAWLCQHPYEHYLFTGDKNFLFYHGYPLMRGAARFLLDFLVEDPQGRLVTNPSHSPENSFRKGDGSRSMFTYGSTMDLEIIHDLFTNCVDASKILGVDEDFRAELESALKRLAPLQISSKTGRLQEWIEDYDEPEPGHRHMSHLFGLHPGHSITLRGTPDLAQAAHKSLDFRLSHGGGHTGWSRAWIVNFWARFEEAEKAYENLQALFAKCTNPNLFDMHPPFQIDGNFGGAAGIAEMLLQSHDGEISLLPALPKAWNTGSFRGLKARGAYTVAARWNEGRLVEADVSAAQEGTCKLRLSKSQAVEKIRSEDQDVPFENTKDPSVFEFQVLADKKYNVRVK